From the Natrarchaeobaculum aegyptiacum genome, one window contains:
- a CDS encoding class I adenylate-forming enzyme family protein: MEYHHGEQLAHMGTLPAMAADRYEDKTAFSFMGSEQSFRELEEEANSVANVLVDHGVAPGDRVGLFVPNTTQFPPAHFGIIKAGAVSTPLNLRMDPETLAYVIEDAGIETMIASAFLADEAKELAAAADVETLFLPGVADEEAGIVNYSHATMDADDEFEPIERDPDDVCIQPYTSGTTGRPKGVLLSHRNVLTTLESYGKGGLAIDADDSILLVLPMFHIYALNALLGIFTYRGGTMVLQPEPDPVNMLTAIDEHEITMFAGVPALYTMMFREYRENPGEYDLSSLRNVICAAAPLAEEVRRQIEDAWNVPVVEGWGMTETGPAGTVEPFNGVRKEAGCVGPPLPGVELKLVDTATRETKIAPEDIDPFPDPEIDFDDDEAVTGELAIRGPMVFEGYHDRPGKTEQVFDDEGWFYTEDVARIDEDGYFWIVDRADDMIITGGNNVYPAEVEDVLYEHPDVAEAAVVAAPHDVKGEAPVAFVVPEADTDVAEDEIRSFALERVATYAHPRRVFVVDELPRSATQKVQRYVLEADVEDRLEEPLQSSGEEL, translated from the coding sequence ATGGAATATCACCACGGGGAGCAACTGGCGCACATGGGGACGCTCCCGGCGATGGCGGCAGACAGGTACGAAGACAAGACGGCGTTTTCCTTCATGGGGAGCGAGCAGTCGTTCAGGGAACTCGAGGAGGAGGCTAACAGCGTCGCGAACGTACTGGTCGACCACGGTGTAGCTCCCGGCGACCGGGTCGGACTCTTCGTCCCGAACACGACGCAGTTTCCGCCTGCCCACTTTGGCATCATCAAGGCCGGGGCGGTATCGACGCCGCTGAATCTGCGGATGGACCCTGAGACGCTCGCGTACGTCATCGAAGACGCTGGCATCGAGACGATGATCGCTTCGGCGTTCCTGGCCGACGAGGCGAAGGAGCTGGCGGCAGCCGCGGACGTCGAAACGTTGTTCCTGCCCGGTGTCGCCGACGAGGAAGCGGGAATCGTCAACTACTCGCACGCGACGATGGACGCCGACGACGAGTTCGAGCCGATCGAACGTGATCCCGACGACGTCTGCATCCAGCCATACACGAGTGGGACGACCGGCCGGCCGAAGGGAGTCCTGCTCAGTCACCGAAACGTCCTGACGACCCTCGAGAGTTACGGGAAAGGTGGGCTGGCCATCGACGCCGACGACTCGATCCTGCTCGTGTTGCCGATGTTCCACATCTACGCGCTGAACGCGTTGCTCGGGATCTTCACCTATCGCGGCGGGACGATGGTCCTCCAGCCGGAGCCCGATCCGGTGAACATGCTGACGGCGATCGACGAACACGAGATCACGATGTTCGCCGGGGTGCCGGCGCTGTACACGATGATGTTCCGCGAGTACCGCGAGAATCCCGGGGAGTACGACCTCTCCTCGCTCAGGAACGTCATCTGTGCAGCCGCACCGCTGGCAGAGGAGGTTCGCCGGCAGATCGAAGACGCCTGGAACGTTCCCGTCGTCGAGGGGTGGGGGATGACCGAGACGGGGCCGGCCGGAACGGTCGAACCGTTCAACGGCGTCCGAAAGGAAGCAGGCTGCGTCGGTCCGCCGCTGCCGGGAGTCGAACTCAAACTCGTCGATACTGCGACGCGCGAGACGAAGATCGCACCCGAAGACATCGATCCGTTCCCCGACCCAGAGATCGACTTCGACGACGACGAAGCCGTCACCGGCGAACTGGCGATCCGCGGCCCGATGGTCTTCGAGGGCTACCACGACCGGCCGGGCAAAACCGAGCAGGTATTCGACGACGAGGGCTGGTTCTACACCGAAGACGTCGCCCGCATCGACGAGGACGGCTACTTCTGGATCGTCGACCGCGCCGACGACATGATCATCACCGGCGGGAACAACGTCTACCCGGCCGAAGTCGAGGACGTCCTCTACGAACACCCCGACGTGGCCGAAGCAGCCGTCGTCGCCGCACCACACGACGTGAAAGGCGAAGCCCCCGTCGCGTTCGTCGTCCCCGAAGCGGACACCGACGTAGCCGAAGACGAAATCCGCTCGTTCGCTCTCGAGCGCGTCGCGACCTACGCCCACCCGCGGCGGGTGTTCGTCGTCGACGAACTCCCCCGCAGTGCCACCCAGAAAGTCCAGCGGTACGTCCTCGAAGCAGACGTCGAAGACCGACTCGAGGAGCCATTGCAGTCGAGTGGCGAGGAGCTATAG
- a CDS encoding M48 family metallopeptidase, which produces MPLSPDRRLQLRIACALALVIGVNAVVLSVLAWGVHRGLSASGHAIQFDLGLPATVGAVLLGAIGLVAVQARYGSKRVVADLETEPIEGDGPRDVGARVRRLAKQADVPVPPVAVADRDEPNCLTIGTQRSPTVVITTGSLKQLDDDELDAVLAHEIAHLANRDLTVVSAVAAIVAIGDRLLERERTLREFLVSIIVVAFYAIAAFWIILLLAAPFLVIATLFIFVSAVARLLLAVNAITIGLFAKTREHAADRGASELTGDPAALASALETLSGDDRPNRDARLDASATLGIVPQSLSVDRSDDGDEEGWFDRWFVSQFSALRENISNYSANEEDSATPEWRDQESTTAEWREPDYSADDEPKSWIVEPFVESLVSPVRNRVRRLLSWRPATHPTTEARIEQLQTLEWRRRN; this is translated from the coding sequence ATGCCCCTGAGTCCGGACCGTCGACTCCAGCTCCGGATCGCATGTGCGCTCGCGCTCGTGATCGGAGTCAACGCGGTCGTTCTGTCAGTGCTCGCCTGGGGTGTCCACCGCGGGCTCTCCGCGAGCGGCCACGCGATACAATTCGATCTCGGGCTCCCAGCTACTGTCGGAGCGGTCCTACTCGGCGCGATCGGTCTCGTGGCTGTCCAGGCACGATACGGGTCGAAGAGAGTCGTCGCGGATCTCGAGACGGAGCCGATCGAGGGTGACGGCCCACGGGATGTCGGCGCGCGAGTTAGACGGCTGGCAAAACAGGCCGACGTTCCGGTGCCACCTGTGGCCGTCGCCGACCGTGACGAGCCGAACTGCCTGACCATCGGTACCCAACGCTCGCCGACGGTCGTCATCACCACGGGATCGCTCAAGCAACTGGACGACGACGAACTCGACGCCGTACTAGCCCACGAGATTGCGCACCTTGCCAACCGTGATCTGACCGTCGTGAGCGCTGTCGCCGCGATCGTCGCTATCGGTGATCGCTTGCTCGAGCGTGAGCGCACGCTTCGGGAATTTCTCGTATCGATTATTGTCGTCGCATTCTACGCTATCGCCGCGTTCTGGATCATCCTCCTGCTGGCAGCACCGTTTCTCGTGATCGCAACGCTGTTCATCTTCGTGAGTGCCGTCGCAAGGCTGTTACTGGCGGTGAACGCGATTACGATCGGGCTCTTCGCTAAGACGCGCGAGCACGCCGCTGATCGCGGTGCGAGCGAACTGACCGGCGACCCGGCCGCGCTTGCGAGTGCCCTCGAGACCCTCTCCGGGGATGATCGACCAAACCGAGACGCGCGCCTGGACGCGAGCGCAACGCTCGGCATCGTTCCGCAGTCCCTGTCGGTCGATAGATCGGACGATGGCGACGAGGAGGGCTGGTTCGACCGCTGGTTCGTGAGCCAGTTCAGCGCGTTGCGGGAGAATATCTCGAACTACTCGGCCAACGAGGAGGACTCCGCGACTCCAGAGTGGCGTGATCAGGAGTCCACAACCGCGGAGTGGCGCGAGCCCGATTACAGTGCCGACGACGAACCGAAGTCCTGGATCGTCGAACCGTTCGTAGAGAGCCTCGTTTCCCCAGTCCGGAATCGCGTTCGACGGCTGCTTTCGTGGCGACCCGCGACACATCCCACGACCGAGGCGCGGATCGAACAGTTGCAGACGCTCGAGTGGCGGCGACGGAACTGA
- a CDS encoding DUF6498-containing protein produces MYSKVEKALFGRFGLASDYLTQIITHAFLVVGIVAFQWSVFEILLIYVLEIAVINVLFTFAALFAAQPIDGRDAEKWKREPNPIRTIPLLPPVYRRNVGVVVKQFLASLFYLSIIGIAVVDFIEQSVLSLLSSSAGLAVLAICITQTARVWQQFFAGQSYRERSPAEAIKAAQKPLGEALFLLLLVIVPITVALGITAIAVAGDGGEIELGAVETGAVLLLYVIPIGVVRVWLQDAKLTIID; encoded by the coding sequence ATGTACAGCAAGGTCGAGAAGGCATTGTTTGGCCGGTTTGGCCTCGCTAGCGACTATCTGACGCAGATCATCACACACGCGTTCCTCGTTGTCGGAATCGTCGCTTTCCAATGGAGTGTGTTCGAGATCCTCCTAATCTATGTGCTCGAAATCGCAGTCATTAACGTTTTGTTCACCTTCGCAGCGCTGTTTGCCGCCCAACCAATCGACGGCCGTGACGCGGAGAAATGGAAGCGGGAACCGAACCCTATCCGGACGATTCCACTTCTCCCGCCGGTGTACAGACGAAACGTTGGAGTGGTGGTGAAACAGTTCCTCGCGTCGTTGTTCTACCTGTCGATCATCGGCATAGCAGTTGTCGACTTTATAGAGCAAAGCGTTCTCTCGTTGCTTTCCTCGTCGGCTGGTCTCGCAGTACTCGCTATCTGCATCACACAAACAGCACGCGTCTGGCAACAATTCTTTGCCGGTCAGTCGTATCGAGAACGATCGCCAGCTGAGGCAATCAAAGCCGCTCAAAAACCGTTGGGAGAGGCTTTGTTTCTGCTATTGCTCGTGATTGTACCGATTACGGTTGCTCTAGGAATAACTGCAATCGCAGTAGCTGGAGATGGAGGTGAAATCGAACTCGGTGCTGTTGAGACTGGGGCCGTACTGCTGCTGTATGTCATTCCTATCGGCGTAGTCAGAGTATGGTTGCAAGACGCTAAGCTAACGATTATAGACTGA
- a CDS encoding SDR family oxidoreductase encodes MSLPETPPSMELFAPDLLAGETALVTGGGTGIGKELALAYADHGANVAIASRSMDHLEPVAEAIEDRGVEACATTVDVRDRDDVEAMLETVLAEVGDVSILVNNAGANFLCPAEELSANGWRSVVGTILDGTANCTFTVGEHLIDRGGGAIVSMGATNSVRGAPYHAHSGAGKAGVHNLMQTVAAEWARHGVRANTVAPGVIRTEGVMDVMGETVAEQVIDEDLAADRLGTPADCVPVTLFLSSPAAAYVTGAYYAVDGGQLLAPTPM; translated from the coding sequence ATGAGCCTCCCGGAGACGCCGCCCTCGATGGAGCTGTTCGCCCCGGACCTGCTCGCCGGCGAGACGGCGCTCGTGACCGGTGGCGGCACCGGCATCGGGAAGGAACTCGCGCTGGCGTACGCCGACCACGGCGCGAACGTCGCCATCGCCAGCCGCTCGATGGACCACCTCGAGCCCGTCGCCGAGGCGATCGAAGACCGCGGCGTCGAGGCCTGCGCGACGACCGTCGACGTGCGCGACCGCGACGACGTCGAAGCGATGCTCGAGACCGTCCTCGCGGAGGTCGGAGACGTCTCGATCCTCGTCAACAACGCTGGGGCGAATTTCCTCTGCCCGGCCGAGGAGCTGTCGGCCAACGGCTGGCGTTCGGTCGTCGGAACCATCCTCGATGGGACCGCAAACTGCACGTTCACCGTCGGCGAGCACCTGATCGACCGCGGCGGCGGCGCTATCGTCTCGATGGGCGCGACCAACTCCGTCCGCGGCGCGCCCTACCACGCCCACTCGGGCGCGGGGAAAGCGGGCGTCCACAACCTGATGCAGACCGTCGCTGCCGAGTGGGCCCGCCACGGTGTTCGCGCGAACACGGTCGCGCCGGGCGTGATCCGCACCGAAGGCGTCATGGACGTGATGGGCGAGACCGTCGCCGAGCAGGTGATCGACGAGGATCTGGCAGCCGACCGCCTCGGGACGCCCGCCGACTGCGTGCCCGTGACGCTCTTCCTCTCGAGTCCCGCCGCGGCCTACGTCACGGGCGCCTACTACGCGGTCGACGGCGGCCAGCTACTGGCGCCGACGCCGATGTGA
- a CDS encoding acyl-CoA carboxylase subunit beta, whose translation MKIRVDATPDEETARAIASALSAHLGGAVELVVDGEEEPVVTAGEGGDDPVITDRERRLREEIEAILAGGPERGHEKIADLGKLFVRDRLELIFDDIEYEDGTFARHDAGDLPADGMITGVGTIHGRTVFFAANDYTVKAGSLGQMGVEKEIRLAERAVEVGAPILRLIDSTGARLNLDERDPGDTHMDRYRGGRMFYNQCIHSGQVPQIGVLYGPDIAGSAYTPVFCDYLIMVEEISGMAIASPRVVEAVTGEQATMQELGGPQVHATQSGSADLVVPDERAAADAVRDLLTYLPQRHDGPVPTRDPDTPAANPMGLDAVIPEKPNESYDVLEVIDRLVDADSWFELKPDFAPELVTGFGRIEGRPVGIVANQPAAKSGAIFPDSAEKGAGFVWTCDAFGIPLIYLCDTPGFMVGSQVEREGVLQKGRKFIYATSNAQVPKLCVVTRKAYGAGIYAMAGPSFDPDATLALPSAEIAVMGPDAAVNALFAEQLEEMDLESREAFEESMRAEYDKHIDVRAQAAQMQVDELLPAGDLRDQLAARLRTLRTKRRTERDRYHGTVLF comes from the coding sequence ATGAAGATTCGCGTCGACGCCACGCCCGACGAGGAGACTGCGCGTGCGATAGCCAGTGCGCTCTCGGCCCACCTCGGCGGCGCGGTCGAACTGGTCGTCGACGGCGAGGAGGAACCGGTCGTCACCGCTGGCGAGGGCGGGGACGATCCAGTGATCACCGACCGCGAGCGGCGGCTCCGCGAAGAGATCGAGGCGATCCTCGCCGGCGGACCCGAACGCGGACACGAGAAGATCGCCGACCTCGGAAAGCTGTTCGTCCGGGACCGCCTCGAGTTGATCTTCGACGATATCGAGTACGAAGACGGCACGTTCGCCCGTCACGACGCCGGTGACCTGCCGGCCGACGGGATGATCACCGGCGTCGGGACGATCCACGGCCGGACGGTCTTCTTCGCGGCGAACGACTACACCGTCAAGGCGGGGTCGCTCGGCCAGATGGGCGTCGAGAAGGAGATCCGGCTGGCCGAACGAGCGGTCGAGGTCGGCGCGCCGATCCTCCGGTTGATCGACTCGACCGGTGCGCGGCTGAACCTCGACGAACGCGACCCGGGCGACACCCACATGGATCGCTACCGCGGCGGCCGAATGTTCTACAACCAGTGTATCCACTCGGGCCAGGTTCCCCAGATTGGCGTCCTCTACGGTCCAGACATCGCGGGATCGGCGTACACGCCGGTGTTCTGTGACTACCTGATCATGGTCGAGGAGATCAGCGGGATGGCGATCGCGAGTCCGCGGGTCGTCGAGGCCGTCACGGGTGAGCAGGCGACGATGCAGGAACTGGGCGGGCCACAGGTCCACGCCACACAGTCGGGAAGCGCGGACCTCGTCGTGCCCGACGAGCGCGCGGCCGCCGACGCCGTCCGCGACCTGCTGACCTATCTCCCACAGCGCCACGACGGGCCGGTACCGACGCGTGACCCCGACACCCCCGCGGCGAACCCGATGGGGCTCGACGCCGTCATCCCCGAGAAACCGAACGAGAGCTACGACGTCCTCGAGGTGATCGACCGACTCGTAGACGCCGACTCGTGGTTCGAACTCAAGCCCGACTTCGCCCCCGAACTCGTCACCGGATTCGGGCGGATCGAGGGGCGACCGGTGGGAATCGTTGCCAACCAGCCCGCAGCGAAAAGCGGGGCGATCTTCCCCGACTCCGCCGAGAAGGGAGCCGGCTTCGTCTGGACCTGTGACGCCTTCGGCATTCCGCTGATCTACCTCTGTGACACGCCCGGTTTCATGGTCGGATCGCAGGTCGAACGCGAGGGCGTCCTCCAGAAAGGGCGGAAGTTCATCTACGCGACGTCGAACGCCCAGGTGCCGAAACTCTGTGTCGTCACCCGCAAGGCCTACGGTGCGGGCATCTACGCCATGGCCGGCCCCTCGTTCGACCCCGACGCTACCCTCGCCCTGCCGAGTGCCGAGATCGCCGTCATGGGTCCCGACGCGGCCGTCAACGCACTGTTCGCAGAACAGCTCGAGGAGATGGACCTTGAGTCGCGCGAGGCCTTCGAGGAGAGCATGCGCGCGGAGTACGACAAACACATCGACGTGCGGGCACAGGCCGCACAGATGCAGGTCGACGAACTCCTGCCGGCCGGTGACCTGCGTGACCAGCTGGCAGCGCGGCTTCGGACGCTACGGACGAAACGGCGGACGGAGCGGGATCGGTACCACGGGACGGTACTGTTCTGA
- a CDS encoding SDR family oxidoreductase — MTLETETVIVTGASRGLGASMAKRFAREGASVVVTARSESELEAVAAEADGETLVAPADVTDEAAVRAAVETAVDEYGAVTGLVNNAGIGLLNLYSEQRVLHDVDPDDFRTILDVNVTGVFLFSKYVVPHMIDAGRGNVVNISSGLGRRAAAKWGPYVASKWALEGMTRTQAAELEAYGISVNALDPGGRVATAFWDHLPEDEREGVLEPDVMNDAATRLLAQGPDGITGKSMAADEWEQRLG, encoded by the coding sequence ATGACACTCGAAACCGAGACGGTGATCGTCACCGGCGCGAGCCGCGGACTCGGCGCATCGATGGCGAAACGGTTCGCCCGCGAGGGGGCGTCCGTCGTGGTGACTGCCCGCAGCGAGTCGGAACTCGAGGCGGTCGCGGCCGAGGCCGACGGCGAGACGCTCGTTGCACCGGCCGACGTCACCGACGAGGCTGCTGTCCGCGCCGCCGTCGAGACGGCGGTCGACGAGTACGGCGCGGTGACCGGCCTCGTGAACAACGCCGGCATCGGGCTGTTGAATCTCTACAGCGAGCAGCGCGTGCTTCACGACGTCGATCCTGACGACTTCCGCACGATCCTCGATGTCAACGTCACCGGTGTCTTCCTGTTCTCGAAGTACGTCGTCCCACACATGATCGACGCTGGCCGTGGCAACGTCGTCAACATCTCGTCGGGGCTCGGTCGCCGCGCGGCGGCGAAGTGGGGCCCGTACGTCGCCTCGAAGTGGGCCCTCGAGGGGATGACCCGGACTCAGGCGGCCGAACTCGAGGCGTATGGGATCTCCGTCAACGCACTCGATCCCGGCGGCCGCGTGGCGACGGCCTTCTGGGACCATCTACCGGAGGACGAACGCGAGGGCGTCCTCGAGCCCGACGTGATGAACGACGCTGCCACGCGGCTGCTCGCACAGGGACCCGACGGGATTACCGGCAAGTCGATGGCCGCCGACGAGTGGGAGCAGCGACTTGGCTGA
- the purB gene encoding adenylosuccinate lyase, with protein MTDTNALYAVSPLDGRYSGRTAPLSPYASEAALMRARVRVEVEYLLALADLEVTPLEIDVDERDQLRGLYRSFAEEDARLIKKLETEGHAGFEATNHDVKAVEYYIRHNLPANSDASAWIHFGLTSEDVNNLAHRLLVRDAVEDVLLPELHGLADTLGGMAREYRDLSMLARTHGQPATPTTFGKEMAVYAGRLGTAIGRIRRATDGLRGKLGGASGTYAAHHAAYPDVDWQAFARSFIEDDLALGFEPLTTQVNPCDDLATLFDALRGANDVLLDLDLDMWLYVSDRYLGQEAVAGETGSSTMPHKVNPIDFENSEGNLSKANSDLTFLADYVTTSRLQRDLSDSTVKRNIGGAFAHCLIGYNKTAAGLSKVVPNEQVMRDDLDDTPAILGEAVQTILRREGQEDAYEQVKALTRGREVTLEDFRDLFDDLDVDEGVREELHALTPATYTGVADDLIDDLE; from the coding sequence ATGACCGATACCAACGCGCTGTACGCCGTGTCACCGCTCGACGGTCGATACAGTGGCCGGACGGCCCCGCTATCTCCGTACGCGAGCGAGGCCGCGCTCATGCGCGCCCGCGTCCGCGTCGAAGTCGAGTACCTCCTCGCGCTCGCCGACCTCGAGGTGACGCCACTCGAGATCGACGTGGACGAACGCGACCAGCTTCGGGGGCTCTACCGGAGCTTTGCCGAGGAAGACGCCCGCCTGATCAAGAAACTCGAGACGGAAGGCCACGCCGGGTTCGAGGCGACCAACCACGACGTGAAAGCCGTCGAGTACTACATTCGGCACAATCTGCCGGCGAACAGCGACGCCTCGGCGTGGATCCACTTCGGACTGACGAGCGAGGACGTGAACAACCTCGCCCACCGCCTGCTCGTTCGGGACGCCGTCGAGGACGTGCTCCTGCCGGAACTGCACGGGCTCGCCGACACGCTCGGCGGGATGGCACGGGAGTACCGCGACCTTTCGATGCTCGCGCGTACCCACGGTCAGCCAGCGACGCCGACCACGTTCGGCAAGGAGATGGCCGTCTACGCCGGCCGGCTGGGAACGGCGATCGGCCGCATTCGACGGGCGACCGACGGGCTCCGGGGGAAACTCGGCGGGGCCTCGGGCACGTACGCGGCCCACCACGCGGCCTACCCGGACGTCGACTGGCAGGCGTTTGCCCGGTCGTTCATTGAGGACGACCTCGCGCTGGGATTCGAGCCGCTGACGACACAGGTCAACCCGTGTGACGATCTCGCGACGCTGTTCGACGCCCTCCGCGGGGCCAACGACGTCCTGCTCGACCTCGATCTGGACATGTGGCTCTACGTCTCCGACCGCTACCTCGGGCAAGAGGCCGTCGCCGGCGAGACCGGCTCGTCGACGATGCCACACAAGGTCAACCCGATCGACTTCGAGAACAGCGAGGGGAACCTCTCGAAGGCGAACTCGGACCTGACGTTCCTCGCCGACTACGTCACCACCTCTCGCCTCCAGCGGGACCTCTCCGATTCGACCGTCAAGCGTAACATCGGCGGGGCCTTCGCTCACTGCCTGATCGGCTACAACAAGACCGCTGCCGGCCTCTCGAAGGTCGTACCGAACGAGCAGGTCATGCGCGACGATCTGGACGACACCCCGGCGATCCTCGGCGAAGCCGTCCAGACGATCCTTCGCCGTGAGGGTCAGGAAGACGCTTACGAACAGGTCAAAGCGCTTACCCGCGGCCGCGAGGTCACCCTCGAGGACTTCCGCGACCTGTTCGATGACCTCGACGTCGACGAGGGCGTTCGCGAGGAACTCCACGCGCTCACCCCCGCGACCTACACCGGCGTCGCCGACGACCTGATCGACGACCTCGAGTGA
- a CDS encoding acyl-CoA dehydrogenase family protein — MTVRMDYTETDEHQLIRDSVREIAADYDWAYWKDCIEENEFPEAYWADLARDGWLGVTIPEEYGGAGLGMLEMSMVIEELSRGGGQGGIIFVLTPVFGGISIQRHGTDEQKEEYLPAIADGEMRFCMGLTEAGAGTNTLNIDTTAERECQEFVISGQKMWISGVENADEMLLIARTSELDPDNPTHGVSMFLVPEPAEQDGISLTPLDVEVPWFETQYQVDIDGLRVHEDRILGAEDGGLYLLWDTLNTERIAGAASAIGGGLRAIDLAVDYANERSVFGQQIGGHQAIQHPLADAYAELLCAREMTYKAASKWDQGEDAGTEANVAKLRSSEAATKAADRAVQTHGGNGFSADYEVYDIWQNSRLLQTVPITNEMVRNFLAEHTLGLPRSY, encoded by the coding sequence ATGACGGTACGCATGGACTACACCGAGACCGACGAACACCAACTGATCCGCGACAGCGTCCGCGAGATTGCAGCAGACTACGACTGGGCCTACTGGAAAGACTGCATCGAGGAGAACGAGTTCCCCGAGGCGTACTGGGCCGACCTCGCACGCGACGGCTGGCTTGGCGTCACCATCCCCGAAGAGTACGGTGGTGCCGGACTGGGCATGCTCGAGATGTCGATGGTGATCGAGGAACTCTCTCGTGGCGGCGGGCAGGGTGGGATCATCTTCGTGCTCACGCCCGTCTTCGGCGGGATCAGCATCCAGCGCCACGGAACCGACGAACAGAAAGAGGAGTACCTGCCTGCGATCGCCGACGGCGAGATGCGCTTCTGTATGGGCCTGACCGAAGCGGGGGCCGGAACGAACACGCTCAACATCGACACGACGGCCGAACGTGAGTGTCAGGAGTTCGTCATCTCGGGCCAGAAGATGTGGATCAGCGGCGTCGAGAACGCCGACGAGATGCTATTGATCGCGCGAACGTCGGAACTCGATCCGGACAATCCGACCCACGGCGTCTCGATGTTCCTCGTTCCAGAGCCCGCCGAACAGGACGGCATCTCCCTGACGCCGCTGGACGTCGAGGTGCCGTGGTTCGAGACCCAGTACCAGGTGGACATCGACGGGCTGCGGGTCCACGAAGACCGCATTCTGGGCGCAGAAGACGGCGGCCTCTACCTCCTGTGGGACACCCTGAACACCGAGCGGATCGCTGGCGCGGCGAGCGCCATCGGCGGCGGCCTGCGAGCGATCGACCTCGCCGTCGACTACGCCAACGAACGCTCGGTCTTCGGCCAGCAGATCGGCGGCCACCAGGCGATCCAGCACCCGCTCGCCGACGCTTACGCCGAATTACTCTGTGCCCGCGAGATGACCTACAAGGCCGCCTCGAAGTGGGACCAGGGCGAAGACGCCGGCACGGAGGCCAACGTCGCCAAACTCCGCTCGAGTGAGGCCGCGACGAAAGCCGCCGACCGGGCCGTCCAGACCCACGGCGGCAACGGCTTCTCGGCCGACTACGAGGTCTACGACATCTGGCAGAATTCGCGGCTGTTACAGACCGTCCCGATCACCAACGAGATGGTCAGGAACTTCCTCGCCGAACACACGCTCGGACTCCCGCGATCGTACTAG
- a CDS encoding DUF6498-containing protein, whose amino-acid sequence MSKRVDETISDELGVSREYLSPIITHLFLVIGILFFNWEVGEIVLLYLIEIAVIHVLFVTVALFAAQPIEGHDGDKWQREPTPIRLIPFFPPVYDRNVGIFLKYMPFGFVYILPFMHAVVQLTNQSIPSLISPTVGLAILAICITQISRVWQQFLADQAYQNRSPAEAIKVGLWPIHELLVIVLFVFVPVTFVLVTAAFAVDGIESQTIVLLAYVIPIGVARGWLQNGGLTVTLPYER is encoded by the coding sequence ATGTCCAAAAGAGTTGATGAGACGATTTCCGATGAACTTGGAGTCTCTCGAGAGTATCTTTCTCCAATCATCACGCACCTCTTCCTTGTTATTGGAATTCTATTTTTTAATTGGGAAGTTGGTGAAATAGTACTCCTCTATCTAATCGAGATCGCAGTCATTCACGTCCTGTTCGTAACCGTAGCGCTGTTTGCGGCACAACCGATAGAAGGCCATGACGGCGATAAATGGCAGAGAGAACCGACCCCAATTCGGCTAATTCCATTTTTTCCACCGGTGTATGATCGAAATGTTGGAATCTTTCTAAAATACATGCCCTTTGGATTTGTCTATATTCTCCCGTTTATGCATGCTGTAGTCCAACTCACAAACCAGAGTATACCCTCGCTGATTTCGCCAACAGTTGGCCTTGCGATACTCGCCATTTGTATCACTCAAATATCGCGTGTCTGGCAACAGTTCCTTGCCGATCAGGCATATCAAAACCGGTCGCCAGCAGAAGCGATCAAAGTCGGCCTTTGGCCAATTCACGAACTCCTCGTTATAGTCTTGTTCGTATTTGTACCTGTTACCTTCGTACTGGTGACTGCTGCGTTTGCAGTAGACGGTATAGAGTCACAGACTATCGTATTATTAGCATATGTGATCCCTATCGGAGTTGCCAGGGGCTGGCTGCAGAACGGTGGATTGACCGTGACGCTCCCCTATGAGCGGTAA